One Lycium barbarum isolate Lr01 chromosome 5, ASM1917538v2, whole genome shotgun sequence genomic window carries:
- the LOC132641777 gene encoding LOB domain-containing protein 42-like isoform X1, whose translation MRMSCNGCRVLRKGCSENCSLRPCLQWIRSLDSQANATVFLAKFYGRAGLINLINAGPDNLRPALFRSLLYEACGRIINPVNGSVGLMCSGNWQRCQEAVESVLNGSTIMQVPVNDDDNSSSDHQMITPLKSCDIRHISKDTSSGVVHQQVKTRNGRFKRKATKVDASSAEEYLMNNELPSKFSITGWDCFDQIEEELKRAPSHDSFSVETVEPSLMLANRVEPGLPVKLEEDCDVGLELTLGLMSPA comes from the exons ATGAGAATGAGCTGCAATGGGTGCAGAGTTCTTAGAAAAGGTTGTAGTGAGAATTGTAGTTTAAGGCCATGTCTTCAATGGATCAGATCCCTTGATTCTCAAGCTAACGCTACTGTTTTTCTTGCTAAATTTTATGGCCGTGCTGGTCTCATTAACCTCATCAATGCTGGTCCCGATAATCTCCGCCCTG cACTATTTAGATCTCTTTTATATGAGGCTTGTGGCCGGATAATTAACCCCGTAAATGGTTCAGTTGGGTTGATGTGTTCTGGGAATTGGCAGCGTTGTCAAGAAGCTGTTGAATCAGTTCTCAATGGCTCAACAATCATGCAAGTCCCAGTcaacgatgatgataatagttCTTCAGATCATCAAATGATCACACCGTTAAAAAGCTGTGATATTCGACACATTTCCAAGGACACATCAAGCGGGGTGGTTCACCAGCAAGTCAAAACCAGGAATGGGCGGTTCAAGCGTAAGGCCACTAAAGTAGATGCTTCTTCTGCAGAAGAGTACTTGATGAATAACGAGCTCCCATCAAAGTTTAGTATAACCGGATGGGATTGCTTTGATCAAATTGAAGAGGAGTTGAAACGCGCACCTAGTCATGACTCCTTCTCTGTTGAAACGGTTGAACCGTCCTTAATGCTAGCGAACCGGGTTGAACCGGGTTTGCCTGTGAAATTGGAGGAGGATTGTGATGTAGGATTAGAGCTCACTCTTGGATTGATGAGTCCAGCGTAA
- the LOC132641777 gene encoding LOB domain-containing protein 42-like isoform X2, translated as MRMSCNGCRVLRKGCSENCSLRPCLQWIRSLDSQANATVFLAKFYGRAGLINLINAGPDNLRPVGLMCSGNWQRCQEAVESVLNGSTIMQVPVNDDDNSSSDHQMITPLKSCDIRHISKDTSSGVVHQQVKTRNGRFKRKATKVDASSAEEYLMNNELPSKFSITGWDCFDQIEEELKRAPSHDSFSVETVEPSLMLANRVEPGLPVKLEEDCDVGLELTLGLMSPA; from the exons ATGAGAATGAGCTGCAATGGGTGCAGAGTTCTTAGAAAAGGTTGTAGTGAGAATTGTAGTTTAAGGCCATGTCTTCAATGGATCAGATCCCTTGATTCTCAAGCTAACGCTACTGTTTTTCTTGCTAAATTTTATGGCCGTGCTGGTCTCATTAACCTCATCAATGCTGGTCCCGATAATCTCCGCCCTG TTGGGTTGATGTGTTCTGGGAATTGGCAGCGTTGTCAAGAAGCTGTTGAATCAGTTCTCAATGGCTCAACAATCATGCAAGTCCCAGTcaacgatgatgataatagttCTTCAGATCATCAAATGATCACACCGTTAAAAAGCTGTGATATTCGACACATTTCCAAGGACACATCAAGCGGGGTGGTTCACCAGCAAGTCAAAACCAGGAATGGGCGGTTCAAGCGTAAGGCCACTAAAGTAGATGCTTCTTCTGCAGAAGAGTACTTGATGAATAACGAGCTCCCATCAAAGTTTAGTATAACCGGATGGGATTGCTTTGATCAAATTGAAGAGGAGTTGAAACGCGCACCTAGTCATGACTCCTTCTCTGTTGAAACGGTTGAACCGTCCTTAATGCTAGCGAACCGGGTTGAACCGGGTTTGCCTGTGAAATTGGAGGAGGATTGTGATGTAGGATTAGAGCTCACTCTTGGATTGATGAGTCCAGCGTAA
- the LOC132641778 gene encoding LOB domain-containing protein 42-like: MCSGNWQRCQEAVESVLNGSTIMQVPNNDDNSSSDHQEAHQMITPLKSCDIRHISKDTSSGVVHQQVKARNGRFKRKATKVDASSAKEYLMNNEPPSKFSIIGWDCFDQIEEELKCAPSHDSFSVENG; this comes from the coding sequence ATGTGTTCTGGGAATTGGCAGCGTTGTCAAGAAGCTGTTGAATCAGTTCTCAATGGCTCAACAATCATGCAAGTCCCAAACAATGATGATAATAGTTCTTCAGATCATCAAGAGGCTCATCAAATGATCACACCGTTAAAAAGCTGTGATATTCGACACATTTCCAAGGACACATCAAGCGGGGTGGTTCACCAGCAAGTCAAAGCCAGGAATGGGCGGTTCAAGCGTAAGGCCACTAAAGTAGATGCTTCTTCTGCAAAAGAGTATTTGATGAATAATGAGCCGCCATCAAAATTTAGTATAATCGGGTGGGATTGCTTTGATCAGATCGAAGAAGAGTTGAAATGCGCACCTAGTCATGACTCGTTCTCTGTTGAAAACGGTTGA